In Silene latifolia isolate original U9 population chromosome 3, ASM4854445v1, whole genome shotgun sequence, a single window of DNA contains:
- the LOC141649941 gene encoding G-type lectin S-receptor-like serine/threonine-protein kinase LECRK1, which produces MGADKKFTAEVNAIGLTHHKNLVRFLGYCKEEDKRLLVYEYMPNGTVADYLFCDSRPSWLTRIHIAQGVARGLLYLHEECTTQIIHCDIKPQNILVDNHYNARISDFGLAKLLVLNQSQTNTAVRGTKGYVAPEWFKNKPVSMKVDVYSFGVLLLEIVKSRNSWRPVLKLLLAQELSL; this is translated from the coding sequence ATGGGCGCTGATAAGAAATTCACAGCTGAAGTGAATGCCATTGGTCTTACACATCACAAGAATTTAGTTCGGTTTTTAGGATACTGCAAGGAAGAAGATAAGCGTTTGCTGGTATATGAGTACATGCCCAATGGTACGGTTGCTGATTATCTTTTCTGTGATTCAAGGCCAAGCTGGCTAACCCGTATCCACATTGCCCAAGGAGTTGCTAGAGGGCTCCTGTATTTGCATGAAGAGTGTACCACTCAGATCATCCATTGTGATATTAAGCCACAGAACATACTTGTTGACAACCATTACAATGCTCGAATCTCTGATTTCGGGTTAGCTAAGCTTCTGGTTTTGAATCAAAGCCAGACTAACACAGCAGTCCGAGGGACCAAAGGATATGTTGCTCCTGAATGGTTCAAGAACAAGCCGGTGTCCATGAAAGTTGATGTGTACAGTTTCGGGGTTCTGCTGTTAGAAATCGTGAAGTCAAGAAATAGCTGGAGACCAGTGCTGAAGTTGTTGCTAGCACAAGAATTATCGTTGTAG
- the LOC141646450 gene encoding uncharacterized protein LOC141646450, with translation MVNEEVPSKRKNILLLDYLVDELLVEILCRLPDHKNVVTCKAVCKRWASLVSRPFFITRFVDDKVGKNYCAPYSYINGFSEKMKMKNDGTFGLVVRKSDDRFSAIEIYPNKDIWKGLMIRFNDPIYNPRNVSVSSLPRLSYSLPHNITVVGSCNDLLLYSKDEYCFMYQTMELYIGNVETKQWVELPTLDLKSRARLYGFVIPTLYLPRPAIHIGFVCDPYYSRSHTGNLTIDDAYSACVVVILQTFGNVTEFSGFLLSPHTGGMWRSVVLSLPLSCRPAHMCSYFIIERKYYFRCDECIISFDPFVDGNDVIKCDSLPLPISDMELQLSTFGVFHKRLYMCLSDESEGTYRVWALEDFKTGSWSLQHSIKVQDWIPCNRRLVSLIDRDRHAGKPISFHPTNPDIIYTISPHWIILCNLRTREIEVVSKLPESYQDFFPDIHSFETILPVWPSPLPIL, from the coding sequence ATGGTTAATGAAGAAGTACCATCGAAACGCAAAAACATACTCCTATTGGATTATTTGGTAGATGAGTTGTTGGTGGAAATTTTATGTCGACTCCCGGATCACAAGAATGTTGTAACCTGCAAGGCCGTCTGCAAGCGTTGGGCTTCACTGGTCTCCCGTCCATTCTTTATTACACGATTTGTTGATGATAAAGTCGGTAAAAACTATTGTGCTCCTTATTCTTATATAAATGGCTTTTCTGAAAAGATGAAAATGAAAAATGATGGAACATTTGGTCTAGTGGTCCGTAAGTCAGACGACCGTTTTTCTGCAATCGAAATATATCCTAACAAAGATATTTGGAAAGGGTTGATGATTCGTTTCAACGATCCCATATACAATCCCAGAAACGTGTCCGTGTCTTCTCTCCCGAGGTTATCATATAGTCTACCACATAATATTACGGTTGTTGGATCATGTAATGACTTGTTGCTGTACAGTAAAGACGAATATTGTTTCATGTATCAGACGATGGAGCTCTACATTGGCAATGTTGAAACTAAGCAATGGGTTGAGCTCCCTACCCTAGATCTTAAAAGTCGAGCTAGACTTTATGGATTTGTTATCCCTACCCTATATCTTCCAAGACCAGCTATACATATTGGATTTGTTTGCGATCCATACTACTCTAGGAGTCACACAGGAAATTTAACCATCGACGATGCTTATTCTGCTTGTGTCGTTGTTATCCTACAAACGTTCGGTAATGTCACCGAGTTCTCTGGATTCCTTCTCTCACCTCATACCGGAGGCATGTGGCGCTCTGTAGTCTTGTCATTACCTTTGAGCTGCCGACCTGCACACATGTGTTCTTACTTTATAATTGAAAGAAAATACTACTTCCGCTGTGACGAGTGCATAATTTCCTTTGATCCATTTGTTGATGGCAATGATGTTATTAAGTGTGATTCTCTCCCTTTACCTATTTCCGACATGGAGTTGCAGTTGTCAACCTTTGGCGTGTTCCACAAGCGGTTGTATATGTGTCTAAGTGATGAGTCTGAAGGAACATACAGAGTTTGGGCCCTTGAAGACTTTAAAACAGGCAGTTGGTCCTTACAACATAGTATCAAGGTGCAAGATTGGATCCCTTGTAATCGTCGCCTTGTTAGCCTTATTGATCGAGACAGACATGCGGGAAAACCGATCAGCTTCCATCCAACTAATCCGGATATTATCTATACCATCTCTCCACATTGGATTATTTTGTGCAACCTAAGGACAAGGGAGATAGAGGTAGTCTCTAAATTACCTGAAAGCTACCAAGACTTTTTTCCCGACATCCATTCATTCGAGACTATACTACCTGTTTGGCCATCTCCACTTCCCATCCTCTAA